In the Lepidochelys kempii isolate rLepKem1 chromosome 3, rLepKem1.hap2, whole genome shotgun sequence genome, one interval contains:
- the RAD51AP2 gene encoding RAD51-associated protein 2 yields MSSNEADGYPYPKRIKIENNDTSVEKDEQQQLEQRTYFVDECRKSPNKPIYLSEGSLNFSQNAWRLEKEIGGRERKTSMCEFIDFKPWINEKLQCGLLENKLFTKKWNTENEEHNIIRDDSLLNANGHSSEAGLYHMGNVNKNSKNIAENNKRDNDNDLKLNASLSSLNTDLFQVKTSSQKIGTDDKWKEHQLLDIPFLCGINSAFSEIKNKDRNNCFKKLPMEENKDHYGNESESVEQLDNKEKNASSHTFPTLKLFENIQTFKIPQTNFFMKGNISKCSNASNTLNSNMLSTNLKETELKNFKHQTYVMQSEKIYCSQNISMIGKQKFQNDKNIVNAPSVCSEFNESNHQSVSKQKTWALAEEGGKIIETNLRNNISSVKCNQMLAKRNVKEKELGNAEGDEDQEPITYLSIHIYFGSRTPQSDECSNSTNILKTWGKVSYEDGTFNIQETTVPLISEVLRNRDLNINYDMHCANYNRNLHESELTLCTTKILDIKRCLSKSVVSKGNCPYSTTQDLPGPRDIDNILKQRKLTQLKIFFLDMLLGGLRARPGSLNKDVLKYQEDDSIIGLFHLYEKLKSIEQYRIPELITSINNNNNNNSTHIYLQVNVSEQQNVNMIKSNLAFFPYNISCLHPAEEKCTPVEKNPFYCRKQVKINSHLNNSLKGNTESQQKYITYPDMCKEIINPKLVKNVGFQLHHKYQNIHYSSTVAEHKQTSFLHKRALFCNQRRVSPEGRCAKQYCLLSRGSTGMHSIISMFDSEEKDKKLKTLHSALSENKKHRSRGITNSVNFAHEATNLIPKYLRTTNKENFDKKEYGNCREWQKKCCSSLPKLPLFSIFDTYEKIPLSSDSEEMDQIPLVRQMNSNNEKYIEESTVASIKNVPNVPDKSNVCILPELSTTFIVNCNSELLPDNRNSQHLENENKYVHFLNTGFNNGNIFHCFLDNGQCSTSPFYCGPSTDKDVVLKTEEEHCRSSLSDDTEKQCEEMNSILQYQIMRNSEVSNNNMYFKVQREETMTFSLDEDIQKDINFCTLNSKPMTIKQNLEDLEEAREISSGQNYITYKNQHQTMLHGRRSTNLILSYSKDESAICVASGDKLIPHLSIMDNGCFEDMTDQHLPSESKSISEFELKSKFDLVLEELCMFHEISKEHENKLSKVETNTIQENPLELNNSERIDENLESVSQTKACISFPICGTTAGQNITNNQSSFKGKILSRNVKQKVPHEFCSSSMSDEELLYSLSEEDYVDSGCKNRFPWDPVFLSHTFMKERSDSLQKERGNYLSHEIIRVQPLKTCSGPIRIGLSRKAKPKKLHPYLK; encoded by the exons ATGTCATCAAATGAAGCTGATGGGTACCCATATCCAAAAcgaattaaaatagaaaataatgatACAAGCGTAGAGAAAGATGAGCAACAGCAGTTGGAACAAAGAACATACTTTGTGGATGAATGTAGGAAGTCACCAAATAAACCTATATATTTGTCAGAAGGATCACTTAATTTCAGTCAAAATGCTTGGAGATTAGAAAAGGAAATCGGTGGTAGGGAAAGAAAAACTAGCATGTGTGAGTTTATAGATTTTAAACCTTGGATTAATGAAAAATTGCAATGCGGGCTATTAGAAAACAAACTGTTCACTAAAAAATGGAATACTGAAAATGAAGAGCATAATATTATAAGAGATGACTCTTTATTGAATGCAAATGGACATTCTTCTGAAGCAGGATTATACCATATGGGGAATGtaaacaaaaacagcaaaaatatagcagaaaataataaaagagaCAATGATAAtgatctgaaattaaatgcttcaCTTTCATCTTTAAACACAGATTTGTTTCAGGTAAAAACATCAAGTCAGAAAATTGGCACTGATGACAAGTGGAAAGAACACCAGCTTTTAGATATTCCATTTTTATGTGGCATTAATTCTGCATTTTCTGAAATAAAGAATAAGGACAGAaacaactgttttaaaaaattgcccATGGAAGAAAATAAAGATCATTATGGTAATGAGAGTGAATCTGTTGAACAACtagataataaagaaaaaaatgcttcATCACATACATTTCCTACTTTAAAATTGTTTGAAAATATACAAACATTCAAAATCCCCCAAACTAATTTTTTTATGAAAGGGAACATAAGTAAATGTTCTAATGCTTCAAATACATTAAATAGTAACATGTTATCAACTAATTTGAAGGAGACAGAACTGAAGAATTTTAAACATCAAACATATGTGATGCAATCTGAAAAGATTTACTGTTCCCAAAACATATCTATGATAGGAAAACAAAAGtttcaaaatgataaaaatattgtGAATGCTCCTAGTGTTTGTTCTGAATTTAATGAAAGTAACCACCAATCTGTTAGCAAGCAAAAGACTTGGGCTTTAGCAGAAGAAGGAGGAAAAATAATTGAGACTAATTTAAGGAACAACATAAGTAGTGTCAAGTGTAATCAAATGCTTGCTAAAAGGAATGTCAAGGAGAAAGAGCTAGGAAATGCAGAAGGTGATGAAGACCAGGAGCCAATCACATACCTAAGTATTCACATATACTTTGGTTCTAGAACTCCTCAAAGTGATGAATGTAGCAACTCTACCAATATTTTGAAAACATGGGGAAAAGTCAGTTATGAGGATGGGACATTTAATATACAAGAAACAACTGTTCCATTGATATCAGAAGTACTAAGGAACAGAGATTTAAACATAAATTATGACATGCATTGTGCTAACTATAACAGGAATTTACATGAATCAGAATTAACACTTTGTACAACAAAAATACTTGACATCAAAAGATGCTTATCTAAAAGTGTTGTCAGCAAAGGCAATTGCCCTTATAGTACTACACAGGATTTGCCAGGTCCAAGAGACATTGACAATATATTGAAGCAGAGGAAGCTGACTCAACTAAAAATCTTCTTTCTTGATATGTTATTAGGAGGTCTGAGGGCAAGACCTGGATCTTTAAATAAAGATGTGCTTAAATATCAAGAGGATGACAGTATCATAGGCTTGTTTCATTTGTATGAAAAGTTAAAGTCAATAGAACAGTACAGAATTCCAGAGCTAATAACCAgtattaataacaacaataacaacaataGTACACATATTTATTTGCAAGTTAATGTTTCAGAACAGCAAAATGTGAACATGATAAAATCAAACCTTGCTTTTTTTCCCTATAATATTAGTTGTTTACATCCAGCTGAAGAAAAATGTACACCAGTGGAGAAAAATCCTTTCTATTGCAGAAAACAAGTTAAGATAAACTCACACTTAAATAATAGTTTGAAAGGAAACACAGAATCTCAGCAAAAATACATAACTTATCCAGATATGTGTAAAGAAATTATAAATCCTAAATTAGtaaaaaatgttggttttcaaTTACATCATAAATATCAGAACATTCATTATTCTAGCACTGTAGCTGAACACAAGCAAACTTCTTTTCTACACAAAAGAGCACTGTTTTGTAACCAACGAAGAGTGTCACCTGAAGGGAGATGTGCCAAACAATACTGCCTCTTATCCAGAGGTAGTACAGGAATGCATAGTATCATTTCAATGTTTGACAGTGAAGAAAAAGATA aaaaattgaaaactttGCATTCTGCTTTAAgtgaaaataaaaaacacagaaGCAGGGGAATCACAAATAGCGTGAACTTTGCACATGAAGCCACAAATCTTATTCCAAAATATCTGAGAACTACTAACAAAGAAAACTTTGACAAAAAAGAGTATGGCAATTGTAGAGAATGGCAAAAAAAATGCTGTAGCAGTCTTCCAAAACTAcctcttttttctatttttgacaCATATGAAAAAATTCCTCTTAGTTCTGATTCTGAGGAAATGGACCAGATTCCACTTGTAAGGCAAATGAATTCTAATAATGAAAAATACATTGAAGAAAGCACAGTCGCTAGTATAAAAAATGTTCCCAATGTCCCTGATAAATCAAATGTTTGTATTCTACCTGAATTGTCAACAACATTCATAGTAAATTGTAACTCTGAGTTACTACCAGACAATAGAAATAGTCAAcatttagaaaatgaaaacaagTATGTACACTTTCTAAATACTGGTTTCAATAATGGAAACATATTTCACTGTTTCTTAGACAATGGCCAATGTTCCACTTCACCATTCTATTGTGGCCCTTCTACAGATAAAGATGTAGTACTAAAAACTGAAGAGGAACATTGCAGGAGTTCCTTGAGTGATGACACAGAAAAACAGTGTGAAGAAATGAACAGCATTTTACAATACCAAATTATGAGAAATTCTGAAGTGTCTAATAATAATATGTATTTTAAGGTTCAGAGAGAAGAAACAATGACTTTTTCCCTAGATGAAGACATTCAGAAAGATATAAATTTTTGCACACTCAATTCAAAGCCAATGACTATAAAACAAAATCTTGAAGATTTAGAAGAGGCAAGAGAAATAAGTTCTGGGCAAAATTATATAACTTACAAAAATCAACATCAGACTATGCTGCATGGAAGAAGATCAACTAATTTAATTTTGTCATATTCAAAAGATGAATCTGCAATATGTGTTGCTTCAGGAGACAAATTAATACCACATTTATCCATAATGGACAATGGATGTTTTGAAGATATGACAGATCAGCATTTACCTTCAGAAAGTAAAAGCATATCTGAATTTGAACTGAAGAGCAAATTTGATTTAGTGTTGGAAGAGCTTTGTATGTTTCATGAAATTAGTAAGGAACATGAAAATAAGCTATCCAAAGTAGAAACAAACACTATACAAGAAAATCCTCTTGAATTGAATAATTCTGAAAGAATTGATGAAAATTTAGAAAGTGTTTCTCAAACAAAAGCATGCATTTCCTTTCCAATCTGTGGTACTACAGCAGGGCAAAATATAACTAATAACCAAAGttcatttaaaggaaaaatattaagTAGGAATGTAAAGCAAAAAGTACCTCATGAGTTCTGTTCTTCAAGTATGTCAGATGAAGAATTGCTCTATTCACTTTCTGAAGAAG ACTATGTTGATTCAGGTTGTAAAAATCGATTCCCATGGGACCCTGTTTTTTTGTCTCACACATTTATGAAGGAAAGAAGTGACAGTTTACAGAAAGAAAGAG gAAACTATTTGTCACATGAAATTATAAGAGTGCAACCTCTTAAAACATGCAGTGGCCCGATCAGGATTGGGCTGTCAAGAAAAGCTAAGCCCAAAAAGCTTCACCCATATCTGAAATAA